One Sphingobacteruim zhuxiongii DNA window includes the following coding sequences:
- a CDS encoding helix-turn-helix domain-containing protein yields the protein MDKNKINADEFVAKFMEDGLKHLTYIQTPIKIYDLVDIAPYLKIPIPPIFFGYNLLIHITEGYFTHQIESTTFKVEAPAVVICNYGTISAIHSVDKLAKGHCILIKEQAMTSLFRETEILNIFTISPLLNLSDDDSDDLDGLLGLLHKEIYSKSPYKEYYESIFKTALLKIIKLSAVNETLGRRDEIAIAFKQLVHLHFSEQKSVQFYADKLAVSVNYLNRCVTGVFKKSSKQLILEVAIIHSQLLLLETNKTIANIAYELEFDDPSYFTRIFKKIVGISPSEYRRTGS from the coding sequence ATGGATAAAAACAAAATTAATGCAGATGAATTTGTGGCTAAGTTTATGGAGGATGGACTTAAACATCTTACCTATATTCAGACACCAATTAAGATCTATGATTTAGTCGATATTGCGCCTTATTTGAAGATCCCAATTCCGCCGATATTTTTCGGATATAACCTATTAATTCATATTACAGAAGGATATTTTACACATCAAATAGAATCGACGACTTTTAAAGTGGAAGCGCCGGCAGTGGTGATTTGTAACTACGGAACAATCTCCGCAATTCATTCCGTTGATAAACTTGCAAAAGGACATTGTATCTTAATCAAAGAGCAGGCGATGACCTCTCTATTTCGAGAAACAGAAATACTGAATATTTTTACAATTTCTCCTTTATTGAATTTGTCCGATGATGATAGTGATGATTTAGATGGATTGCTAGGTTTATTGCATAAGGAGATATACAGTAAAAGTCCTTATAAAGAGTATTACGAAAGTATTTTTAAGACGGCATTACTCAAGATCATAAAGTTGTCTGCTGTCAATGAAACGTTAGGTCGTCGCGACGAGATTGCAATTGCTTTCAAACAGCTAGTCCATTTGCATTTTAGTGAGCAGAAATCGGTGCAGTTTTATGCCGATAAACTTGCTGTTTCTGTGAACTACTTAAATCGTTGTGTGACTGGTGTTTTTAAGAAGTCTTCAAAGCAGTTAATCCTTGAGGTTGCTATAATTCATAGCCAACTTTTGCTTCTGGAAACAAATAAGACAATTGCCAATATAGCCTACGAGTTGGAATTTGACGATCCTTCTTATTTTACGCGTATTTTTAAGAAAATCGTAGGGATTTCCCCGTCAGAATATAGACGAACTGGTAGCTAG
- a CDS encoding LacI family DNA-binding transcriptional regulator, producing the protein MSQDQYTLKDIAKVLNLSPSTVSRALRDSHEISEETKRLVLEYATKVNYRANPLARGLKERKSYSIGIVVSEIANNFFSQVIDGIESVAYHKNYQVVISQTNESAERERFHVEHFYSRSTDGLLMAMSSESSDNSYLESLMERGMPIVFFDRIPKQVKSHQVITDNKRAAYESVQFLVKKGCKRIAMLSSSKKLSNSQERLEGFKLGLIAQHLEFDENLVQYCEYGGLKQSEIDLAISRFAELDYDGIFLSGDKLTTGYLQALRKYPKLAKKPIEIVGFTNSNLVDIFSPKITAVRQSAFEMGKKAAELLIEQIESRGKEVDFKTVLLPVELIEAE; encoded by the coding sequence ATGAGCCAAGACCAATACACCCTGAAAGATATTGCTAAGGTTTTGAATTTATCGCCATCTACTGTTTCTCGTGCATTACGAGACAGTCATGAGATCAGTGAAGAGACAAAACGTTTAGTGCTGGAGTATGCGACGAAAGTCAATTATCGAGCAAATCCTTTGGCTCGAGGGTTGAAGGAACGGAAGAGTTATAGCATCGGGATTGTTGTGAGCGAGATTGCGAATAACTTTTTCTCGCAGGTTATCGATGGTATTGAGTCAGTTGCCTACCACAAGAACTATCAAGTTGTCATTTCTCAAACTAATGAGTCCGCAGAGCGTGAACGCTTTCATGTAGAACATTTTTACTCTCGTTCAACTGATGGATTATTAATGGCAATGTCATCGGAAAGTTCTGATAACAGTTATTTGGAGAGTTTGATGGAGAGAGGTATGCCGATCGTATTTTTTGATCGGATTCCAAAACAAGTAAAGAGTCATCAGGTGATTACTGATAATAAACGTGCTGCTTACGAAAGTGTTCAATTTCTAGTAAAAAAGGGATGCAAACGTATTGCAATGTTGAGCTCATCAAAGAAATTGTCCAATAGTCAAGAGCGTTTGGAAGGATTTAAATTGGGTTTAATAGCTCAACACTTAGAATTTGATGAAAACTTAGTGCAGTATTGTGAGTATGGCGGTCTAAAACAATCTGAAATTGATCTAGCGATATCGCGTTTTGCAGAACTAGATTATGATGGTATTTTTTTATCTGGAGACAAGTTAACGACGGGTTATTTACAAGCATTAAGGAAATATCCTAAACTTGCGAAGAAGCCAATCGAAATTGTCGGATTTACAAATTCGAACCTAGTCGATATATTCTCTCCAAAAATTACTGCCGTTCGGCAGTCGGCATTCGAAATGGGGAAAAAGGCAGCAGAACTCTTAATCGAACAAATCGAGTCAAGAGGGAAGGAGGTCGACTTTAAAACGGTTCTACTGCCTGTTGAACTGATAGAAGCGGAATGA
- a CDS encoding NADP-dependent glyceraldehyde-3-phosphate dehydrogenase, which translates to MEFDLENLFYREEDIPAEFTLDEEIHQREFLSNGAMHPWTGKSSEVFSPICVKTKDGLVRKRIGSYPVCTEKESMEALDAAVKAYDNGRGIWPTMSVADRIACVEQFTQKMIAKRDIVVKLIMWEIGKSFADSQKEFDRTVDYIYATIDALKDLDRDNSRFQIEQGIIAQIRRSPLGVVLCMGPFNYPLNETFTTLIPALIMGNTMLFKPPKHGTLLHYPLLEAFQSCFPKGVVNTIYGRGNTIVPQLMQSGQINVLTLIGSSRVANELKKLHPKVNRLRAILGLDAKNAAIISKDADLDLAVKETVLGSLSFNGQRCTALKIIYVHRSVATTFLYKLSEEVSKLKYGMPWEQGVVLTPLPEPQKPAYLKECLDDAIAHGAKLINPNAGETKESFFYPAIVYPVNAKMKLYREEQFGPVIPVVPFDDLEEPIEYIIGSAHGQQVSIFSNKTEVISSLIDPLVNQVSRVNINAQCQRGPDIFPFTGRKDSAEGTLSVFDALRSFSIRSLVTTKDTSENKALINKIVEDGTSNFLSTKFIF; encoded by the coding sequence ATGGAATTCGATTTAGAGAATTTATTTTATCGGGAGGAAGACATTCCTGCCGAGTTTACCTTAGATGAAGAGATTCATCAACGCGAGTTTTTAAGTAATGGGGCAATGCATCCTTGGACAGGCAAAAGCAGTGAAGTGTTCTCGCCAATTTGTGTCAAGACCAAAGATGGATTAGTTCGAAAACGAATTGGTAGCTATCCGGTATGTACGGAAAAGGAATCGATGGAGGCTTTAGATGCTGCAGTGAAAGCCTATGATAATGGGCGTGGTATTTGGCCTACGATGAGCGTTGCGGATCGAATCGCTTGCGTAGAACAATTTACACAGAAAATGATTGCTAAACGCGATATCGTTGTGAAGCTCATCATGTGGGAAATCGGTAAATCATTTGCTGATTCGCAAAAAGAGTTTGATCGTACTGTTGATTATATTTACGCGACCATTGACGCACTGAAAGATTTAGATCGAGACAATTCTCGCTTTCAAATTGAGCAAGGGATTATTGCACAGATTAGACGCTCACCGCTGGGTGTGGTACTTTGTATGGGGCCGTTCAACTATCCGTTAAACGAGACCTTTACTACCTTAATTCCAGCATTGATCATGGGGAACACCATGTTGTTCAAACCACCTAAACACGGGACTCTTTTACACTATCCGTTATTGGAAGCTTTTCAAAGTTGTTTTCCTAAAGGTGTTGTGAATACAATTTACGGACGTGGAAACACCATCGTTCCGCAATTAATGCAATCGGGACAAATCAATGTATTGACTTTAATTGGGTCTAGCCGTGTTGCCAATGAACTCAAGAAGTTACATCCAAAGGTAAACCGACTGCGTGCCATACTAGGATTGGATGCGAAGAATGCCGCTATTATTAGTAAAGACGCGGATTTAGATCTAGCTGTAAAAGAAACAGTATTGGGTTCGCTATCATTTAATGGACAACGTTGTACTGCCTTAAAAATTATTTACGTTCATCGTAGCGTAGCAACAACGTTCTTGTATAAATTAAGCGAGGAAGTTAGTAAGTTGAAGTATGGAATGCCTTGGGAGCAGGGTGTTGTATTAACGCCACTTCCTGAACCTCAAAAACCTGCTTATCTGAAAGAATGTTTGGATGATGCAATTGCTCACGGCGCTAAATTGATTAATCCGAATGCCGGTGAAACAAAGGAGTCATTCTTCTATCCGGCAATCGTTTATCCGGTGAATGCGAAGATGAAGCTTTATCGAGAAGAACAATTTGGCCCAGTTATTCCAGTCGTTCCGTTTGATGATTTAGAAGAACCTATTGAATATATAATTGGTTCCGCGCATGGACAACAAGTCAGCATTTTCAGTAACAAAACGGAAGTGATTAGCTCATTAATAGATCCATTAGTAAATCAAGTAAGTCGAGTAAATATTAATGCACAATGTCAGCGTGGTCCAGATATTTTCCCTTTTACGGGTAGAAAGGACAGCGCAGAAGGAACATTGTCGGTATTTGATGCGCTTCGCTCGTTCTCGATCCGCTCTTTAGTAACAACGAAAGACACTTCAGAGAATAAAGCTTTAATCAATAAAATCGTAGAAGATGGAACTTCAAACTTCTTGAGTACCAAGTTTATATTTTAA